TGATGGTAGGCCACAATCAGCGCCTCATGCCTCCGCACGTAAAAGCGAAGGAAATTCTGGATTCCGGCAAGCTCGGCAAAGTGCTTACCTTCCGTACTTCCTTTGGCCACGGCGGTCCGGAGAGCTGGAGTCTGGATGGACGCGACAGCTGGTTCTTCCGTAAAGAAGAAGCGATTATGGGCGCCATGGGCGATCTCGGCGTGCACAAATCCGACTTTATCCGTTACCTGCTGAACGATGAAATCGTGGAGGTGGCAGGTTTCATCGGTACGGTCCATAAAGAAGGAACCGATGTGGACGACAACGCGACTTGCATCGTTCGCATGAAGAGCGGGGCCGTGGGCACGCTGATGGCAAGCTGGACGCATTACAGATCCGGCGATAACGGAACAGTGTTGTGGTGCGAGAAAGGTGCCATGAAGATCGGTACCGTTAACGGCGACGAGGTGGTTGTGGAGCTGACCGACGGTACGGTGGAGACCTACAAGGTTGGCGCCATGGCAACCAATGAGAAGCAGGTTCCGAGCGGCGTCATCGACGCGTTCGTCGAATCCATTCTCACGAACACGCCGCCTAGCATTTCCGGTGAGGAAGGACTGCGTTCCTTGAACGTGATCCTGGGTGCATTCGAATCCCAAGAGACGGGTAAAATCGTGAAGCTGTAATAAATGAGTGTAGAAGGAGGCCGTACGCGTACGGCCTCCTTTTGTTTCTACGGGACAGTAACGCATAGCTTTGGGAAGTTAATCCTATAAAAAGAGCCGCTCTGCCATGTTCATGGAGAGCGACCTATTCGCGTATAGAGATTTTACTTGGGCATACGTGTTGTCCGATACATCCCATCCATCTTGATGCTGTCTGCATCCTCTGTGACGGGGATGAAGATCGGCCGTTCATCCGGCGTGCGGTTCGGGGTATGCACGGTCAGCATCAGCTGACCGTTCCAGGTACGGAAGACCATGCCGTGCCCGCCGTCGCTGGCATATAAGGGTTCTGGCTCTTGGAGCCAGGGCCCCGTCAGCTTGCCGGTTGTCGACTTGGCAACGCCGAGCGCGTATCGGCCGTCCACAAAGCTGGCCCATAACATGAGCAGACTCCCTGACGTTGTCCGAAACAGAAACGGTCCGTCCGTCACGTAGTTGCCCGATCCGGGAAAGCGGGGCGAGTGGAACGGCGTGGCCCAAGCGGCTTCGGAGGCACGGAACAGGGTCACGGGCTCCGAGGCTGCTTCCGTGAGATCGGGACTCAGGCGCATGGCGCAGATCTCGCCGTCCCCGACCTGCTGCCATTCATGGCAGAACACCATCCACGGCTGATCCGTTTCGTCGATATAGAGCGTGCCGTCCAGGGAACTCCAGTCGGCTGGGGTTACGGGCCCTTCGCTATGGAGGGAGAAGGGCCCCATCGGCTCCTCTGCAGACAGCACTGCAGTGCCCAGCCGATCGTTATCTTTTCGGCGGAAGGTGGCAAACATGATGTAATGCCCATGGTAATAGTAGACTTCGGGTGCCCAGAAGTTCACGTCCGCAAAGAAACCGTCCGGTTTGCGAAAGACCGTGTAAGGGCCTTCCCAATCGTCGAGATCACGGCTGATATAGACATCGAAGCCGGTCCCTTCCTTCCAAATATTTTTGTCGGTGCTGCCGTACATGTAGTATATTCGCTGTGCCGGGTCAGGCAGTACGTAGGGGTCCCGAAGCTGAATGTCTTGAGTTTTCACGCTTAAGCCGTTTACCTCCTTCAATTAACGATAGGCAGGATAGATGATGCCGATATCCCTCTCCGTCTTTAAATCTCCGTCTGAATACAACTGCATCTCATTGCCTTTGATCCGGATCGGAATGGATGTGCCTTGATAGCGGAGCTCGCCTTCAATGGTACGCACGCTCATGCCGATCACGCCCTCCAATTGTCCGCTGCGGTCCGTGACCAGCCGAATCCCGGCGGGGCCTTGAATATGAACGCGGCCTTCCCGGTATACGGTGACGTTGTCCGGGGTATTCACCAATTCGTAGTGCAGCCCGTTCACGGTTCGGCTATAGGCCGTGTTGCCGGCAACTTCTTCGCCATGATCCATGTCGACGGGAAGCAGTCCCGTAAACCACAGCCGATCCGATCCGATCGGCATGATGCCGCAGAGCCGTTCCACGTAATCCAGCAGGCACAGAATGGAAGGGGAATACGCCTCGGTAAAGCCCTCTTCACCAGTCCAAGGGCTCAAGGTTTGCGGGAAGCGCTTCGCCTTGGACAAGGCGGACAGAATGGGCTGCAGCACCCAGGTCAGCTCGACATAGCGGTGGTGATGTTCAAAGGCATGCGGCGCCCGGATCAAGCTCAGGAAATTGGACGGCCCGCCCCAGCTGTTGTAAGAGGAGGAAGGATCGAACCGCGGATCGTCCATCGCCATGGACGTAAACGGATATTTGGCGAAGAATTTGCGGGTATTCAGCAAATAGCGACGCAGCATATTGTCAAACAACTCGCGGTCGCCCACCTCGCAGGCCATCACGCGCAGCAGCACGTCGGATTGGACCCGGACCAGCTCGTCGTTCCGATCTCGGTCGTAGAAGAATTGATCCTCCACGTCATAACAGTAACGGAAGAGGCTGTTCAGGCTGGCTTCGGCTTTGGCCCTCCAATCGGCTCCGGATTCGCCGAGCTCTTCGGCCATGCGCGCCAAATACATACGCTGGCAGTAGATGTTGGCCGTCAAATCCGGTGCCAGGAAGGGCAGTACCGGGGAGTCCGGGTGGAAGGCGGCGGCATCGTTCCTATAGGGCGTGTCCGGAACATGCCAGAACCTGGGCGACAGATCATGCCCGGTATCAAAGGTGCTGAAAGCCTCCACGCAGCCGGTCCCCCGGGTGCTGCGGTAACGCGCAATCCAATCGTCGTAACGCGACATGGCTTGGTACATGGTCTTCAGGAAGGAGAGGTCCCTTCCATGAAGCTCATAGTGGTTCCAGACGCAGCGCGCCAGCGGTGTGACGAGCTGGATCTGGCGGAACGAAGGGCCGTTCTCCGTCAGTTTATAAGGGAGCAGCCCATCCTCCCTTTGCTGATCCGCAAAAGCGAGGTAGGTGGTTTCCGAGACCGAAGGAATCAGTCGCGATAGCAGTTCGGCATTGATGGTGCCGGTGCTCTCCAGCCAGCAGCCGAGATAGATACCGCCCTCCTGCAGAATCGGATCGCCGCCGTTCATCGGCACGATGCAGGCCAGCAGCTTCTCCAGCGCCGTATAATAAGCCGCTTCGAGCAGTCCGCCCGATGCCGCGAATCGGACGCCAGTCGTCTGCCACTCCTGCAGCAGTTTCCGATCTTCCCGTTTACCTGGCTGCACCCGGTCCGGTATCGAAATCCGGTGCAGCCGGTCCAGCATAACTTCTGTCATGTCCGCCTCCTTGAAAACTTGTTATTGATTCGATTCAAATATGCGCACGGTGCCGTTATAGAAGTCCGCAACGGCCTGCTCGACGTTTTTCCGGCCGAAACCGATCTCCTGGGTCGTCGTCTGGGCCAGCTTGGAGAACTCGGCGAATCCCGGCGGATTATAACTTACGTCAAAAGGCTCGGTTTTCGTGGCTTCTGATACGAGACTCGTGTAATTGTACACAATCTCTTCCACGGGGCCTGCTTCCTCCTGGAGAAGGTTGCGGTTGGCTTCCGTTACCGGCACGCCGCGGTCGTTACCGAGGATTTTGGCCGCTTCGGGATCATTGATCCAGAAGTCCATGAGCGTGGCGACCTCCTTCGGATGCTTGGTGTTGGCATATCCGGATAGTCCTTGGCTGGACTCGAATACTACGCCCGTTCCCTTCGGACCTCTAGGTACCGGGTGGAGGATGAGCGGATCTTCCGTCAGGCTCTGGAATGCGGCCAGTTGATTGGAAGGGAGAAGGCTCATGGCCGCTTTGCCCGTAATTAACAAGGATTTGCTGGTATCATCGTGCGGATTGGACACCTGAAGTTCAGGCGTAACGACACCGCCGGCTTTCGATGCCTGCTCCCAATACTCGAACCATTCCTGAATGTCTTCCTTCGCGAAGCCGAGCTTTCCGTTCTCCATATCATACAGCTGTTTTCCGCGCTGCTTCAGGAAGATATCCATTCCGTCGACGGTGAAATTATAAGTACCGTATACGCCGTCGCCAAGCTTGTCGGACAATTCTTTGCTGATGGCGGCATATTCCTCCCAATCCCAATCCTGCTCCGGCAGAGGAATGCCTGCCTTTTCGAATAGTGCCTTGTTGATGACGATTCCCCGGGCGTTTGCGCCTGCAGAAATATGCTGCAGCTTCCCATCCAGACGGCCGTATTCCACCATGGTGGCATCCATGCCGTCCAGCTTCAGTTCGCTGCCGACATACGGATCCAGGTTTAGCAGCACATCTTTTTTGGCATAGTCCACCACGTTTCCGCCCAGGAAGAAGATATCCGGCGCGGTGCCGGAAGCGAGCTGGGTGTTCAGCTTATCGAAATATCCGGAGGAAGGCGAGAATTCGCCGACGATTTTGATGTTCGGATGTTTGCTCTGGAACACCTTCAGGGCTTCGTTCGTAATATCGGCCCGTTTCTGGTCGCCCCACCACATCATGCGCAGCTCGACCTGGCCGCTCGGCTCGGCCCCTGCGCCCGTACTCCCGCCTTCTCCAGTGTGATCCGTTCCGGAACAAGCGGTGACGAATAACAGGAGCGAAGCCAATATTCCAACGAAACATTTCTTCAACATGGATAATCCCCCAGTCTAATCATAATTGGTTCGTTTGCAGCACGCCTTCGCACCACGACAGGCAGCTTCTGAGACTACTTCAGGCCGGTCGTGGCAATGCCTTCGAGAAAATACCGTTGAAACACCAGAAAGATGATTGTCACAGGCAGCAGCGACAGCGTGGACATGGCGAGCAGCGCCCCCCAATCCGATTGCCCCGAAGGATCGAACAGGGATCGGATCCCCAGCTGTACAGTGAACAAATCGATCTTGCTTAAATAAATCATCTGGCTGAAGAAGTCGTCCCAGCTCCAGATGAAGGTGAAGATGGCCGTCGTAATCAGCGCAGGGACGAGAAGCGGCACCACGATGCGGAAGAAGATCTGCGATTGTCCGCAGCCGTCGATGGTCGCGCTCTCGTCAAGCTCCCGCGGAATGCCGCGGATGAACTGAACCATCAACAGGATGAAGAAGGAGTCGTGCGCCAGCCATTTGGGCAGGATGAGCGGGAAATACGTATTGATCCAATGCAGCTCGTTATACAGAATGTATTGAGGCACGAGCGTTACGTGGTAAGGCAGCATAATCGTTACCAGCATGATGCTGAACCACAGGCCTTTGAATTTGAATTTCAATCGCGAGAAGGCATAGGCTGCAAGGGAGCAGGAGACGATGTTCCCGATGACGCTCATGACCGAGATCAGCACGGAGTTGCCGAAGAATCGGCCGAAGGAAATGCCCTGAAGCCCGCTCCAGCCGTTCACGTAATGATCCAGCGTGAAGGCAGTCTGAATGAGGCTGCTGTTGGTAAAGATGAGATGATTCGGTTTAAACGAGCTGAAGACGAGCCACAGCACCGGATACAGCATGAGCAGGCCGAGGAGGATAATGGCGGCATGCCTCCCGGCTTGGACGAGTTGTCGCTTAAGCGGCATATCCATTACCTCCCTTCCTGGTTATCCCCGTAGAAGACCCAGAACTTTGATGTGAGAAAAACGATTCCGGTGAACACGCCGATGATGATCAGCATGATCCATGCCAGAGCCGAGGCATAACCCATATCGAAGAACGAGAAGCCTTTCAGATACAGGTACAAGGTGTAGAACATCGTGGCGTCGAGCGGCCCTCCCCGCCCGTCTCCGATGACATAGGCCGGCGTGAAGGCTTGGAACGAATTGATCATGCTCATGATCAGATTGAAAAAGATAACGGGTGACAGCATCGGCAGCGTAATGCCGAAGAACTGACGAATCTTTCCGGCACCGTCTACGCCGGATGCTTCATATAAATCAGTCGGAATCTGTTTCAGACCGGCAAGGAAGATGACCATGGCCGATCCGAACTGCCAGACGGACAGCGTGATAATCGTATACACCACATAGTCGGGGTGGGCGATCCACGAGGGGCCCGAGATGCCGAACCAGCCGAGGAACTGGTTGACCAGACCGCTGCCGTCAAAGATTTGGCGCCAGACGATGGCAATGGCAACGCTGCCTCCCAACAAGGAAGGGATATAATACACGGTCCGGTAAATGCCGAGTCCGCGGATGCCCTTGTTCAAGGCCATGGCGACCAGCAGCGCGAACGCAAGTCTCAGCGGCACGGATAAGAACACATAGTAGAACGTTAGCCACAAGGATCTTTGAAACGTATCGTCCTCGGTAAAAATCTGGACATAGTTGCTGAGTCCTGTCCAAGTCGGCGATGAGAGCAGGTTGAATTTGGTCATGGATAAGTACAGCGATGCAATCATCGGCCCCAGCGTCAGACAGAAGAAGCCGATGAGCCAAGGCAGAAGAAACAAGTAGGCTGTCTTATTCTGCTGGCCGTATAAGGGCCTGGACAGCTTTCTCATAATGTACCTCCCTTCAGGATGGATGAGCATGGGCGGTTACCTGACGGCTTGAATTCGCTTACAATCGGGATGTCGGTTCGCCCGGTAAACACATCATACCGGGGGAGGCGAGAGGACGGAATCTCATTTCTTCGGATCATCGTGTTCGATTTTTTCGGATTGCGACAGTCGGAACTCGGAAGGGCTTTGATTGAACATTTTTTTGAATTTGGAGCTGAAATAGCCGGGTGAAGAGAAGCCCGTCAGCTCGGCTATGTCCCATACCGTCAATCGGGTCTCCTGCAGTAGGCGTACGGCATGTTTCATCCGAACTTCCGTAACGTACTGGATGAACGAGACCCTAGCCCCTTCCTTGAATATTTCCGAGAAGTAGGTAGGGTGGTAGTTATACTGCTCGGCCAGCGAGGTCAGCGATAATTCCTGCATGTAATTTTCCTCGATATACCGCTTGGCGGATTCAATCAGGGTAGCGTCTTTGTCTCCGGATTCCAGGTGGTGGTCAACAAAATCCTGTGCCCACTGCATCAGTAGGCGTTCCGCCTGCTCCGGGGTCTCAAGCCATAAAACCCATTCGGGTGAAATCCATAGAGGCCCCCCTCCCTGTGAATGCCGTATGTTGTCGACGGCGGCGGATTCCATAATCAGCGTGATTTGAAAAAGGCTCCGTACCAAGCGGGAAGGCGATAGCCGGAATGCCTCGCTCAGCTCCCTCCGGATGATGCTGCGGAAGGATTCCAATTCGCCCCGGATCAGGCAGCGATGCAGCGCGCGGCTTGTTTCCTCCGGCAGCAGCGGACTTTGGTCGGTTACGGGTGCTTGATCCGGTCCGTTCTGGCGTCCTGCCAGATTCCAGGCCAGGAGGGAGTGGATATACCCCTCTTTCCATCGCTCAAGTCCCGACACGGGCAGCCCGAGTCCCACCTGCACCTCCACGGTTAAATAGGACGATGCCTGCGCGGCGAGTTTATCCGCGAATTCATGCTGAATGCCGTCAAGCGCAATGAAATGCATGATGCCGGGATGAGCTGCATCATGAAACACTTGAACGCCGCCCGGATAAGACTCGGCGATTTCATGGCAGACCATTTGAAACGGAAGGCGGAGATGTTCGGGCGCGCGGCCTTCGGGTGCTTTCTGCATGCTGCATTCCCTAATGCCCGCGGTGATGAAGCAAACGCACCCGTCCTGCCAGTCCTCCAGGTGGAACAGTCGAATCCGTTCCGGCAGGGAGGCGGGGGGGAGACGATTGCCGCGAACGAGATCCAGCAGGAAGCGCTCCTTCATTTCTTTGTAATACTGGGATAGCCGCCACTGCATCATTTCCGAATCGTCCCGTACCTTGCGGTTCTTATCCAATTCCTGTTTGATTTTGCTTAAGGCGGATTTCAGGTCGTCCCGGGCTACGGGCTTCAGCAAGTAGTCCATGGCCTGGCTGCGGACGCCCGCTCTGGCGTATTGAAAATCCTCGTATCCTGTAATGATGATGATCTGGATGGTCGGATTGTGGCTCCGGCAAACGTCGAGCAGCTGGACGCCGTCCATGACGGGCATGTTCATGTCGGTAATGAGCAGGTCATACGAATGGGATTTCAAGAGCTCTTCAGCTTCCCGGCCGTTCCCGGCCTCCCCAGAAATGGAAAAGCCCATGCTCTCCCAGTCGACTTTCAGCTTTAGCCCTTCACGAACCTCGATCTCGTCATCTGCGATCAATACGTTGTACATGATATTCCTCCTGTACCGGTAGAATCAGTTCGATGCATGTGCCGGCTTCGCTCCCGTTCCGAATATGAACGGCAAATAAGTCGCCGTAATGCAAGCGGCAGCGTGCAATCACGTTGCCGAGTCCAATGTGCCAGCTCTCGCTTCGGAGGATCGGCTCTAATTGAGAGGTCGCCGCGGGATCCTGGAGTTTGCGGATGATCTCGGAGGGCATGCCTGGACCGTTATCCGCGACGTGGAGGTGCAGGCGATTGCCCTGCCTGCTGATCCGGATGTCCACCTGTGCCGTGGTTTGATGCTGAAAGCTGTACTTGACCGCATTCTCGATCAGCGGCTGCAGAATGAACTTGATCATCACCAGTGAATCCAGCCGGCCTTCCTCGTGGATGGAGATGTCGAGTTTATGCCCGAAGCGGGTTTGCAGAATGGAGATATAGTGGCGGACATAAGCCAGCTCTTCGGCTAAGAGGACCCGGTCGTCACTGGTATTCATGGAGAAGCGCATCATTTTGCCCAGGTCCTCGATCACCTGCACGGTATCGTCCGTCCGGCGCTGCATGGCAAGACTGCTCACCAGCTCCAGGGTGTTAAACATGAAGTGGGGATTGATCTGCATGAGCAGCGCTTTATATTCGGCCTGCTGGCGGAGCAGCTTCAGCTCGAACTCGTTCTGGATATGCTGCCGCAGGCGGCTGATCATATAGCGGAATGTGGAGATGACGTAACTGACCTCGCTCTTTACGTTTTTGTCGGGAGGCAGTACGGACTCGGCCTGGTCGAATGCTCCGCGCTGCACCTGCCTCATCGCCAGGACCAGACGCGTTAAAGGCTTGGTGACGCCATAGGAGAGCCATGCGGCGGCAAACAGGGAGACCAGAATCAGAACGACCGTAACCACCAGGATGGTGCTCTGAAGCTTGTGAAGAGAGGAGTACAGCTCCTTTTCTGGCGCTAGTCCAGCCAGCATCCAGCCGGTGCGCCCCAGCTTCTTGTAAACCAGAATGTTCCGCTGCCCTTCATCGTTGGTCAGATAGACAACGCCCGATTTCAGCGGGCCGTTTCGAATGCGATCGATCTCCGATAGGGCTTCGGTGCCAAGTTCATGCGCCTGCTGGGATAGAATCGGGCTTCCTTGCTCGTTCAACAGAAAAATCGTGCTGTTCTTGGCCAGATGGATCCGGGTGAGCGGCTCCAGAAAATAAGACTCGCTGACGTTAACCTTCATCACGTTCTGCGCCGTGGCATGATGGAAGGTCCCGATGGGCATCAGCAGGCTGACGACGGGATTGCCGTGATCCCGGACACGTTCATGCTGGTCCGTATGCGCTGGCAGCCAGCGGTCTCCGGACGCGAAGAAGTTCGTGTACCACGATTCCCGCAAAAAGGCCGGGTCGCTTTCGACTTGGTTCTCGCCGCCGATCCGAAGTCCGCTGCGCCGGTAGATGGACACATCGGAGATACTGGTGTAGCTGTTGGTCGCCTGGGTCAGAAATCGGCTCATGGCAAGATTGGCCAGCATTTTCTCCCCTTCGGGCAGCAGCGGGTCACTGATGGCGTTATCCCAGTTCTTGGCCGTGTCGCTGTTGAACACGAGGGAAGCGACATCATAAATCTGCATCTGGACCATATCGACGTAGGAGCCGTATTCCTCCATCTTCTCGAGGGCAGAGGATTCGATGTAGGAGCGGATCACGGTGCGCGATTCCGTAAACAGCAGGAAGGAGAGCGTGCCGAAAGAGAGGACGAAGAGTGCGACGATAAAGGCGATCAAACGGCTTTTTAATGAGAAGAACATCCATTTCCTCCTTTACGAAAAGCGGATTTCTAGGCGGTCTGCGACATGTGAAAAAAGGCTGCGCAAATACGCAGCCTTTGAAGGGAAAATTGCTTGAAGCAGCCGTGTACGGCTTAGAAACGAACCAGATTGTCGATTCGTACAGGCATGCCGGTGGCGATGGCGCGGTTGGCTGCAATTCCTGTCAGTATGGATCTCGCCCCATCGATATGGTTGGCCGCACGGGCATACGGATCTTCCACCGGTTCCCCGAACAGATCATTCAGCAGCACAGGGTCGCCTCCGCCATGTCCGCCTTTTTGCTCCTCGACGTGAACCTCGTACGGGGCATCGAACATCGGAAGCACCCGCAGCGTTTTCCCGATTAACGCGCCTTCTTGGCTTTTGTCGCCCAGTGAATTGACGTAGGATTGTTCAACGATGTTCATCTCGATCCGGCCTTTGGTGCCGTTGATGGCGATGCGATAGCCTTCCCACGGCTGATAGGCGACCAGCGAATACGTTAATATGGCCTTGTTCTGATACCGCACGAGGACGCCCATTGTATCCTCAATGTTGATGCCGTCCCCGAATACGCTTTGATCCCGCTGGTAGCCATCCTCCGGCTCGGCATCCAGGTACATGGCTTTGAGATGCGCATCCGAATCCAGATGGAGCGCGAACGGGTCCTCTTTGGCAATGGGGTTCCCGGTTGCGCGATTGTAGAATTGCGTAACGCCCCGCGCTTCGGCATTCTCTCTACCATAATACATGAGATCTCCAAATGCGAAAACGGTTTCAGGATGGGAACCGATCCAGAAGTTGACCAGGTCGAAGTGATGGGTGGATTTATGGACGAGCAATCCGCCGCTGTTCCGCTTGTCCCGGTGCCAGCGCCGGAAGTAGTCTGCGCCGTGGCGGGTATTCAGCAGCCATTCGAAGTGAACCGAGGTCACCTGGCCGATGGTGTCATTCATGATCAATTCCCGTACCTTGGTATGATGGGGGGCGTAACGGTAGTTAAAGGTGACCCTGATATTTTGTCCGGTCCGCTTGGCGGCATCCAGAATGGCCTGGCATTTTTCCTCGTCGATCGTCATCGGCTTCTCGGTCACGACGTCGCACCCAAGCTCCATTGCGCGAATGATGTACTTGTGATGCGTCCGGTCGATGCTGGTCACGATGACGAAGTCAGGCTTCTCGTTCTCGATCATCCGGTCAAATTGGTCTGCGGGGTAGGTAGGCACCTCGGTGTAATTATATTTTTCCCGCAGCAGCTGATTCGCGTAATTCATGCGAGTTTGGTTGATATCGCAAAAGGCAGCAAGCTCGGATTTGTCGCGGAAATTCTGGGCCAGTGCGCCATAAAAAAATTCGGCGCGGCCGCCGGTACCGACCAATACATAACGTTTCTTGTCACTCATCTCTATCGCCTCCTTGAATATAGCTCTAGCCTATAACAAGGGAGCACTGCTTTCGCCGCATTTCATGCGTAATCGCTTTCAAATGCCGCATATTTTGCTATAATCCAAGGAAAGGGGGCAGTCGCATGACCAAGCCGTTTCGAGCAGATTACCACGATCCCACCGGATATTTGAACATGGAGTATGACCGCCGCATTGGCTATTTCTCAATGACGGTCGACCATCTCCACGATCATTATGAGCTGTACTACCTGTTATCGGGCGAGCGGATCTACTTCATCAAGGATCGCTCTTACAGAGTTCGGGCCGGTGATCTTGTCTTCGTGGACCGGAATGCCGTTCATAAGACGCTGGACAGCGGCCGGCCCGACCATGATCGCCTTGTCCTCTATATAAGCCCGGAATTGTTCGCGGATCTGGCCGTACCGCCTGAGCTGGCCGAAGGGCTGAAGGAGCCGTTCGGCTGGGATGTTCCGATTCTAAGGCTTCCTTCGCCAGCGAGTGAAGCGGTGGAGCAAATGGTCGGCGAAATGGTGAATGAGATGATCCATCCTCAAGCGGGAAGCAGTTGGCTGCTGCGGCACCGAACGGTCGAATTGCTGCTCTTCGCCTACCGCAGCCGGCATTTGGGTACGGTTCGTTCAGCCGATACGGAGCCGGTTCTTCATCCGAAGACCCAGGCGGTGGTCCGGTATCTTAACGATAATTATCAGAAGGCTTTAACGCTGCCCGAGGTAGCGGAGGCGTTCCGAATCAGCCCGCACTATCTCAGCCGGCTGTTCAAGCAGACAACGGGGTTTACCTTTAGCGATTATTTGAACCTGCTTCGGGTTAAGGAAGCGCAGCGCCTCCTGCGAGAGAGCGATGATTCCATCACGGATATCGCCTGGCGATCAGGCTTCAGCAACTTCTCCCATTTCGGGAAGATGTTTAAGCGGACGGTTCAGCTGTCGCCGAGGGCATACAGGAAGCAGTATCGAATGCGAAGCTAAAGGAATAGACTATGTCTTCTTTCTGGTGTACTAGAAAACGCTATATTAAGATAATAGATAGTCTCTATTTTATTGCAGCGAGGAGCTAGCCCAGCCTTTGTGTATGGCTCTGATTTCTGCGCATAGAGGCTGTAGCCCTAGTCCCTAATAGAGGCACCGCGTTCATCGAGTTGGATTAGCTCGTGGCTGTGGTGTTTTTTGGTGTGCATATGGTATCTTGGAAGTGAACGAAAACGCCATATTTGATAGATTCGTTGAGAGGATCGACAGTCAATATGAAAACAAAAATACAAGAGTTGCCGCTGTCGTCGGGCGTATATCTCATGAGAGATTCGCGGGGAACGGTCATTTACGTTGGCAAATCCAAAAGTCTCAAGAAGAGAGTACAATCGTATTTTTACAACAATAAATCGCACTCCCCAAAAGTGAAGAGGCTGGTTCAGCATGTCAAAGACCTGGAGCATATCGTCACCGACACGGAGTTTGAGGCGTTCATGCTGGAATGCAGGCTCATTCAGGACATAAAGCCGATGTATAACCGAAAAATGAAAAATCCGCTAGGTTATAGTTATATCGTATTGCGGCAAAAGCGAGATTGGCGATGGCTGGAATTTACGGATACACTGGATGAAGGCGGCCCTGACCGATCTCGTTTTTTCGGCCCCTATACAGCTAGCAGACATAGTCTTGAACATGCAGTGCAAAAGGTTAAAGAATGCTGTAAAATCGCCTGCAATCATACACCTGCCGCTTCTTCGGCAAATGCTCCCTGCTTGAATTATTCGATTGGCCTCTGTCTTGGCAAGTGTCTTGGCGGCGAAAGCGCGCGGCAATTTGATGACATCATGGATCGATTCATTGCTCTGCTTCAAGGGGACGACCGACGTTTATATGATGAAATGGAGCGAAACATGCTGGGCGCCGCAGCGCGTTTCGATTTTGAGCAGGCTGCAAAATACAGGGATGGCATGGAGGCGGTGAACCTGCTTTTAAGTAAACGGGATGTGATCGAGTTCGCCGAAGAGAATCACAGCATCGTTGTTTACGAATATTTAAACGAAGATACGATTAAGTTATTCCTGATTAAGGGGAACGTTGTGCTGCACAGCGAGCGATGCTCTGTGGCTGCAACAGTGGATATTGAATCGTTGAGGCGGAGGGTCAAAGCCTTGATTCTCAGCTATTTCACGAAGGATACGGGATGCGATGCTGCCGAGGTTACCCGGGAAGATATCGATGCTGCACAAATCATCTACAGCTATTTGCAGAGCAGCGCCTGCCGTTATCTTGTTCTTCAGGATT
This Paenibacillus sp. JZ16 DNA region includes the following protein-coding sequences:
- a CDS encoding GIY-YIG nuclease family protein produces the protein MKTKIQELPLSSGVYLMRDSRGTVIYVGKSKSLKKRVQSYFYNNKSHSPKVKRLVQHVKDLEHIVTDTEFEAFMLECRLIQDIKPMYNRKMKNPLGYSYIVLRQKRDWRWLEFTDTLDEGGPDRSRFFGPYTASRHSLEHAVQKVKECCKIACNHTPAASSANAPCLNYSIGLCLGKCLGGESARQFDDIMDRFIALLQGDDRRLYDEMERNMLGAAARFDFEQAAKYRDGMEAVNLLLSKRDVIEFAEENHSIVVYEYLNEDTIKLFLIKGNVVLHSERCSVAATVDIESLRRRVKALILSYFTKDTGCDAAEVTREDIDAAQIIYSYLQSSACRYLVLQDSWLEDDGESDMEAALRDFVNHYVVSS
- a CDS encoding AraC family transcriptional regulator — encoded protein: MTKPFRADYHDPTGYLNMEYDRRIGYFSMTVDHLHDHYELYYLLSGERIYFIKDRSYRVRAGDLVFVDRNAVHKTLDSGRPDHDRLVLYISPELFADLAVPPELAEGLKEPFGWDVPILRLPSPASEAVEQMVGEMVNEMIHPQAGSSWLLRHRTVELLLFAYRSRHLGTVRSADTEPVLHPKTQAVVRYLNDNYQKALTLPEVAEAFRISPHYLSRLFKQTTGFTFSDYLNLLRVKEAQRLLRESDDSITDIAWRSGFSNFSHFGKMFKRTVQLSPRAYRKQYRMRS